In Treponema vincentii, a single window of DNA contains:
- a CDS encoding ABC transporter substrate-binding protein gives MKKLFIVMAYIIACAVCVTGCSKQDSKTSGKTEIRFASWDSAETLEAQQKLVDRFNETHSDIKVSLEAYGDDYDTKISAGMGSGDAPDVMYMWNYPAYYEGLENLEPYIEKEGKAYKENFYEALWPYNQMKGTIYGMPVGFTTHCLYFNKDIFDKAGLAYPSSDWTWDDLQKNAQLITEKVPGVKGFSFQLKADPYDFEMYLWSNGTSYMDNNGNTDGYLNSAKSIAVFDMFQNMEKQGWAIATEKGGSDEMSGGKTAMYVYGGWAIARFNRENLNYGIVEIPAFAGAGKDSVSILSSSGVSIAKSSKHKDAAWEFIKYWTGSELNKERIGYELPVLKSVVAEEDIMTDDKTAPFYTMLEHSAGYTPSAFISPTWSALSDELSLAFERIFNPTTLESSASVLNEIK, from the coding sequence ATGAAAAAACTATTCATTGTAATGGCGTACATTATTGCCTGTGCCGTATGCGTTACAGGCTGTTCAAAACAGGACTCTAAAACCTCCGGTAAAACGGAAATCAGATTTGCTTCGTGGGACAGCGCCGAAACTTTGGAAGCTCAGCAAAAACTGGTTGACCGCTTCAATGAAACTCATAGCGATATCAAAGTTTCATTGGAAGCCTACGGCGACGATTACGACACCAAGATCAGCGCCGGTATGGGATCGGGCGACGCACCGGATGTTATGTATATGTGGAACTACCCAGCCTATTATGAAGGCTTGGAAAATTTGGAACCGTATATCGAAAAAGAAGGTAAGGCCTATAAAGAAAATTTCTATGAAGCCCTGTGGCCGTACAATCAAATGAAAGGAACAATATACGGTATGCCGGTCGGTTTTACCACACACTGTCTGTATTTTAATAAAGATATTTTCGATAAAGCGGGGCTGGCATATCCCTCTTCCGATTGGACATGGGATGATTTGCAAAAAAATGCTCAGCTTATCACCGAAAAAGTTCCGGGCGTAAAAGGATTCTCATTCCAGTTAAAGGCAGATCCGTACGATTTTGAAATGTATCTGTGGAGCAACGGAACAAGCTATATGGATAACAACGGAAATACCGACGGATACTTGAATTCTGCCAAGAGTATAGCCGTATTCGATATGTTCCAAAATATGGAAAAACAAGGATGGGCTATTGCAACCGAAAAAGGCGGTTCGGACGAAATGAGCGGCGGTAAAACCGCTATGTATGTTTACGGGGGTTGGGCGATTGCACGTTTTAATCGAGAAAACTTGAATTACGGTATTGTCGAAATTCCCGCCTTTGCAGGAGCAGGCAAAGATTCTGTCAGCATCCTCAGCAGTTCGGGAGTATCGATTGCCAAAAGTTCAAAACATAAGGACGCTGCGTGGGAGTTCATAAAATACTGGACAGGTTCCGAATTAAACAAAGAGCGTATCGGCTATGAGCTTCCCGTTTTAAAATCCGTTGTTGCCGAAGAGGATATTATGACCGACGACAAAACCGCTCCTTTTTACACTATGCTTGAACATAGTGCAGGCTACACTCCTTCGGCCTTTATAAGCCCTACCTGGTCTGCTCTGTCGGATGAGTTATCCTTAGCTTTTGAAAGAATCTTTAATCCGACTACATTGGAAAGCAGTGCAAGCGTTCTAAACGAGATAAAATAA
- a CDS encoding methyl-accepting chemotaxis protein → MKKQLGLQKRLIIIFAIFIVTVSILQTVLAGSIVRRAITAKVMELLQNKATTTAEKIDHEIEDLSFWLEGVADTPVLFDESLTIQQRLQEIDFLIKRQPSVKNYGMAGMDGNLIRADGSSFFCGDQPWYNTVMSGTPFLSEPFQAGKDVFLISYAIPMYDKDKRISGFFSIDIDGQYLSDICKTVTVGAGGSVFIVGTSRRVIGDTDFSRVTAKTSISEAAKTDKDMASLSVLVESVFSSDDVVNGSGSYNGEAQFVVGKKMKTGWVVMLRAPAKEFLSDVRILNRWMYLIGIAMLLIAALVVYWLSRRIISPIVRVAAALKDIAQGEGDLTVSLPVTGLDEIRNLSEYFNQTIGKIRTAIQSVDKNAGAMTKIGDELAQNMSETAGAANEISTHIEDVKRKIFTQASSVTETSATIEEIIQTIKQLNTSIATQAASVSESSSAIEEMVANIASITKTLERTDESIKSLASATSDGKETLHSSNAITQKIAEESGSLIEASGVIQHIASQTNLLAMNAAIEAAHAGEAGKGFAVVADEIRKLAEDSATQGKTITTTLKQFGTEIESLSNSAQSVEEKFNAIFNLSEQVKMMSNQLTEAMREQENASREVLTAIKNINTVTVEVNSGSAEMLKGGEKAAKEMAILDDLTRVITGSMDEMTSGASYINTSVQEVNQITQRNKESIAGLAAEVSKFKVN, encoded by the coding sequence ATGAAGAAACAACTCGGCTTGCAAAAAAGACTGATTATTATTTTTGCAATATTTATTGTTACGGTATCGATTTTGCAGACTGTTTTGGCAGGCAGTATTGTCAGACGGGCCATTACCGCAAAAGTTATGGAATTACTGCAAAACAAAGCAACTACAACTGCCGAAAAGATCGATCATGAAATTGAGGATCTTTCCTTCTGGTTGGAAGGAGTTGCCGATACGCCGGTTCTGTTTGATGAAAGTTTAACTATTCAACAACGATTGCAAGAAATCGATTTCCTGATTAAACGTCAACCCTCCGTAAAAAACTACGGTATGGCAGGTATGGACGGCAACCTCATCCGTGCGGACGGGAGTAGTTTTTTTTGCGGCGATCAACCGTGGTACAACACGGTGATGAGCGGAACACCGTTCTTGTCCGAACCCTTTCAAGCAGGAAAAGATGTTTTTCTTATCTCGTATGCAATTCCTATGTATGATAAAGATAAGCGGATTAGTGGCTTTTTTTCTATTGATATAGACGGGCAATATCTTTCCGATATCTGTAAAACGGTTACCGTTGGTGCAGGCGGTTCGGTTTTTATCGTCGGGACGAGTAGGAGAGTTATCGGTGATACCGATTTTAGTCGCGTTACAGCAAAAACGTCCATTAGCGAGGCTGCGAAGACCGATAAGGACATGGCTTCGTTATCTGTGCTTGTCGAATCGGTTTTTAGCTCGGATGATGTCGTGAACGGTTCGGGTTCGTATAACGGAGAAGCTCAATTTGTCGTAGGCAAGAAGATGAAAACCGGATGGGTTGTAATGCTGCGTGCACCGGCTAAAGAATTTTTAAGCGATGTCCGTATATTGAACCGTTGGATGTATCTGATCGGTATTGCAATGCTGCTTATCGCTGCTCTCGTAGTGTATTGGTTGTCACGTCGAATTATCAGCCCGATTGTACGTGTCGCAGCCGCATTAAAAGATATTGCACAGGGCGAAGGTGATTTAACCGTCAGTTTGCCGGTAACCGGCTTGGATGAAATCCGTAATCTTTCAGAATATTTTAACCAAACGATCGGAAAAATCAGAACAGCTATTCAATCCGTTGATAAAAATGCCGGGGCAATGACAAAGATAGGCGATGAGCTTGCCCAAAATATGTCTGAAACCGCCGGCGCTGCAAATGAAATCAGCACTCATATTGAGGACGTAAAGAGGAAGATATTTACCCAGGCCTCAAGCGTTACCGAAACATCCGCAACTATTGAAGAGATTATTCAAACCATTAAACAATTGAACACCAGTATTGCAACTCAAGCTGCGAGCGTTTCGGAATCTTCTTCGGCTATTGAAGAGATGGTTGCCAATATCGCTTCGATTACCAAGACTTTGGAGAGGACCGATGAATCGATAAAATCACTTGCATCTGCGACCTCCGACGGTAAAGAAACGCTGCACAGCTCCAATGCCATTACGCAAAAAATCGCCGAAGAGTCGGGCAGCTTAATAGAGGCGAGCGGTGTTATTCAACATATTGCCAGTCAGACAAACTTGCTTGCAATGAATGCGGCAATAGAAGCTGCCCATGCCGGCGAGGCGGGGAAGGGCTTCGCGGTTGTTGCCGATGAGATACGCAAGCTGGCCGAAGATTCGGCAACACAGGGAAAAACCATTACAACGACGCTTAAACAGTTCGGCACGGAAATCGAAAGCCTCTCAAATTCGGCACAAAGCGTTGAAGAAAAATTTAATGCCATTTTTAATCTGTCGGAACAGGTTAAGATGATGAGTAATCAACTGACCGAGGCAATGCGCGAACAGGAAAATGCCAGTAGGGAAGTGCTTACCGCAATTAAGAATATCAATACGGTTACAGTAGAAGTTAATAGCGGTTCTGCGGAAATGCTGAAGGGCGGTGAAAAAGCTGCAAAAGAAATGGCGATACTTGACGACCTTACCCGCGTTATCACCGGCAGTATGGATGAAATGACGTCGGGTGCATCATACATCAATACGTCTGTCCAAGAAGTTAACCAAATTACCCAGCGTAACAAAGAAAGCATCGCCGGTCTTGCTGCCGAAGTAAGCAAGTTTAAAGTCAATTAA
- the pepT gene encoding peptidase T: MDAVKRFFKYIAVDTKSNEDNPECPSTKGQLELGKMLVQELHELGVADAEQDAHGYVYGTIPANTDKKAPVIGFIAHMDTAPDLDGKCVNPKIVHYTGGDIKLNETYSLTVKEFPFLNKLIGEDIITTDGTTLLGADDKSGITIIMGMVEYLRDNPQVQHGTIKIGFTPDEEIGRGADLFDVKKFGADFAYTIDGGEIGELEYENFNAASAKIEIQGKNVHPGTAKNIMINSLRVAGELDAMLPVEQKPEYTEGYEGFFLLTHLNGAVDHTSMSYIIRDHSTDKFEQKKTLLRNAVAFLNTKYGAIITLSITDSYYNMRGQIEPHIEIIDLAKKSMEEIGITPIIHPIRGGTDGARLSFMGLPCPNIFAGGFNFHGRFECIPVSSIYKGIDLLIRIIENAVG; the protein is encoded by the coding sequence ATGGATGCAGTAAAACGCTTTTTTAAATACATTGCAGTCGATACCAAATCGAATGAAGATAATCCCGAATGCCCCAGCACCAAGGGACAGCTTGAGCTTGGAAAGATGTTAGTGCAGGAATTGCACGAGCTGGGCGTAGCCGATGCCGAACAGGATGCGCACGGATATGTCTACGGAACAATCCCTGCCAACACCGATAAAAAAGCGCCGGTTATCGGATTTATTGCACACATGGATACCGCGCCCGACTTGGACGGAAAATGTGTCAATCCGAAAATTGTGCACTACACAGGCGGCGATATTAAACTGAACGAGACCTATTCGCTGACGGTAAAGGAATTTCCGTTCCTCAACAAACTTATCGGCGAAGACATTATCACCACTGACGGCACCACGCTTTTGGGTGCGGATGATAAATCGGGCATCACCATCATCATGGGGATGGTTGAATACCTCCGCGACAACCCGCAGGTGCAGCATGGTACGATTAAAATCGGCTTTACCCCCGATGAGGAAATCGGCAGAGGTGCAGACCTCTTCGATGTAAAAAAATTCGGTGCGGATTTTGCGTATACCATCGACGGCGGAGAAATCGGCGAGTTGGAGTACGAAAACTTTAACGCTGCAAGCGCTAAAATCGAAATTCAAGGGAAGAACGTCCATCCGGGTACGGCAAAAAATATCATGATCAATTCGCTGCGAGTTGCCGGCGAGCTGGACGCTATGCTGCCGGTAGAACAAAAGCCCGAATATACGGAAGGGTATGAAGGCTTCTTCCTCCTTACTCACCTTAACGGCGCAGTGGATCACACCTCCATGTCGTACATTATCCGCGACCATTCTACCGACAAATTTGAGCAAAAGAAGACGCTGCTGCGGAATGCCGTTGCTTTTTTGAACACAAAATATGGCGCCATCATCACGCTTTCCATTACAGACAGCTACTATAATATGCGCGGACAAATTGAACCGCATATCGAAATTATCGACCTTGCGAAGAAGTCTATGGAAGAGATCGGCATCACGCCGATTATCCATCCCATCCGCGGCGGGACGGACGGCGCACGGCTTTCGTTTATGGGACTCCCTTGTCCGAACATCTTTGCCGGCGGCTTTAACTTCCACGGCCGTTTTGAGTGCATCCCCGTAAGCTCTATCTATAAAGGGATCGATTTACTCATCCGTATTATCGAAAATGCCGTAGGGTAA
- a CDS encoding DEAD/DEAH box helicase encodes MNFSNCNLDSTLLQGLEEAGYIECTPVQEQVFSAGMDGSDLYVQSQTGTGKTAAYLVTLMQRMLAAGTEDRRPALILVPTRELAVQVEEEALKLGKHTGIRAASFYGGVGYQQQEEALKNGVDLIIGTPGRVIDLEKSKTMKLKNVGFLVVDEADRMFDMGFYPDLRSLLSVLSKAEERQTMLFSATLNTWVKNLAWEYTIDAKEITIDADNVTVDEINQKLFHVAAEQKMSLLLGILRNEKPENAIIFCNTKKTTEIVAKRLRINGYATEFLIGDLPQPKRLHIIDSFKAGKLSCLVATDVAARGIDINDLAMVINYDLPNEAENYVHRIGRTARAGKTGAAYSLCSEQDVYNLPDIEKYIEAKIPVVIPGEEDFEKDRSADQYIRLDRDSFDEERSGGRFGRKLRPGEKLRREERDSRRGAKTAKPASRLADSKRKKKGTQGEDKTDRKSADSLGGLSFEERMAYYKNRYGKKLASQESAALADTNEGTESAKESRNAQPAADKKGKAGAPVNRAKNRQGQPEKKRRKGDKYVPSQTGDTRQGSKQKRRPNQDRMPEQRSRTGKAPVQSSAQAQPVKQKTGIFGMLKKLFTGK; translated from the coding sequence ATGAATTTTTCTAATTGTAATCTTGATTCCACTCTTTTACAGGGGCTTGAAGAAGCCGGTTATATTGAATGCACGCCTGTTCAAGAGCAGGTGTTTTCCGCAGGAATGGACGGTTCCGATCTTTATGTACAATCTCAAACAGGTACGGGAAAAACAGCTGCGTATCTGGTAACACTGATGCAACGGATGCTTGCTGCAGGAACCGAAGACCGCCGCCCTGCTTTGATTCTTGTTCCCACGCGGGAACTTGCCGTTCAAGTTGAAGAAGAAGCGCTTAAATTAGGTAAACATACGGGGATCCGTGCCGCGAGCTTTTACGGCGGCGTCGGGTATCAGCAGCAGGAAGAAGCGCTTAAAAACGGAGTAGACCTTATCATCGGTACCCCCGGTCGCGTTATCGATCTTGAAAAATCAAAAACCATGAAGCTGAAAAACGTCGGCTTTTTAGTTGTTGATGAAGCAGACCGTATGTTCGATATGGGCTTTTATCCCGATTTGCGCAGCCTCCTTTCGGTATTGTCCAAGGCGGAAGAGCGGCAAACGATGCTGTTCAGCGCGACCTTAAATACATGGGTAAAAAACCTTGCATGGGAATACACCATCGATGCAAAAGAAATCACCATCGATGCGGATAATGTGACGGTTGATGAAATCAATCAGAAGCTGTTCCACGTGGCTGCGGAGCAAAAGATGTCCCTGCTGCTCGGTATCTTGCGTAACGAAAAACCGGAGAATGCTATCATCTTCTGCAATACCAAAAAGACAACGGAGATTGTTGCAAAGCGGCTGCGCATTAACGGCTATGCGACGGAGTTCCTCATCGGCGATTTGCCCCAACCGAAGCGGCTGCATATTATCGATTCGTTTAAGGCGGGTAAACTCAGCTGTTTGGTTGCAACCGATGTCGCGGCGCGGGGAATCGACATCAACGACCTCGCAATGGTTATCAACTACGACCTTCCGAATGAAGCGGAGAACTACGTACACCGAATCGGCAGAACGGCGCGGGCGGGAAAGACCGGCGCTGCGTACAGCCTCTGCTCGGAACAGGATGTGTACAACCTTCCCGATATCGAAAAGTATATAGAAGCAAAGATACCGGTTGTTATTCCCGGCGAAGAGGATTTTGAAAAAGACCGCAGCGCCGATCAGTATATACGGCTTGACCGCGATTCCTTTGACGAAGAACGATCCGGCGGACGGTTCGGACGCAAACTGCGCCCCGGCGAAAAGTTGAGGCGGGAAGAGAGAGACTCCCGGCGCGGCGCTAAAACAGCGAAACCTGCGTCCCGGCTTGCCGATTCCAAACGCAAAAAGAAAGGCACGCAGGGAGAAGACAAAACCGATAGAAAATCTGCCGACTCACTCGGCGGTTTGAGCTTTGAAGAGCGGATGGCATATTACAAAAACCGGTACGGAAAAAAACTTGCCTCACAGGAGAGCGCCGCCCTTGCGGATACCAACGAGGGTACGGAAAGCGCCAAAGAAAGCCGCAATGCTCAGCCTGCTGCCGACAAGAAAGGAAAGGCGGGAGCCCCAGTAAACCGCGCTAAAAACCGGCAGGGACAGCCTGAGAAAAAGCGGCGCAAAGGTGATAAATATGTTCCGTCTCAAACGGGCGATACACGGCAGGGTTCAAAGCAAAAGAGACGGCCGAACCAAGACCGAATGCCTGAACAGCGGAGCCGAACCGGAAAGGCGCCGGTACAGTCTTCGGCACAAGCCCAGCCGGTAAAACAAAAAACAGGTATATTCGGTATGCTGAAAAAACTGTTTACCGGAAAGTAA